From the Saccharomycodes ludwigii strain NBRC 1722 chromosome I, whole genome shotgun sequence genome, one window contains:
- the LTE1 gene encoding mitotic regulator LTE1 (similar to Saccharomyces cerevisiae YAL024C | LTE1 | Low Temperature Essential) gives MFKDQHEKASNTEECTSVGSVYHVSPSSIFNDPDYYPTPSSNVINITYKQTAASNATNNNKTLPTKIQKKIISSTIEALIVTLSSPIDVVDYNLFSDFFIIYRRFLSCTDLLSLLINRFNWCIGEVLNTTPSTKKNGVNEKRHKLGEIALVRTFVLLRHWVLNYFIEDFATSHTLTEQFLNFLNSSHNILINSGHDNKSSNNSKKVISNVIVNLKKCWISRLSITIDGFQLPNLPTVSNGNISQYVTDWLLYKIKDPFSKTKSSKGENDDSSGDNWIRNKSKNSLSFYAIESSSNPGFRNQSFLSIYNGNNINNLNFKLPTFDELKDNNDNINKTHNIATGMLRSKTPILANSKSRNSFLYPRNFTTPIVDNKGIKDNANVGENKTTASNLSSSSLGKKTQLPLQNKVEKTNKVSEAPENINNSNNIKIFLNSLEYPSSSKIDKIIPPTPAKKIEFVISTNEPLLRPPPTSEKKVKDPGNTLTLTTSNKVENTCFTRDSSYSSITSLKKKITRGSVNELLSRWSINHKTHNNNQLLKRSSISGPATENNTLDKMKAKNAVTTHTDSEDNQKNMNNLVKYVFSITSLDSKPNNATDIFMETPKFDILSARSIDQVEYLIEMENKLLKELSAQRQQKEKQQKLVDSSEKDKYFTTPENHKILDFPDANEDTDNINIDNDNVQTEQQNGAEDVKTPAPINGMDNLNLYYTVNSIANSVLSISNQLNRQKSQSTSNNFVNLQNSDLSSSSVVGNTLAQKPEYVLKSPFFQDRKSTKNNSGLPTKTNHSIGLNKNNSMVLRRKHKKNESNPSIFLASKNKSFLYSLEKVGYSSADCELLSQHALNNTPTKAINYDYKLQRLSNFSASRYSQGSTLSYITYDSNLSISMDQITKGSLIQINDQRGEINTNTISPSNNTNDKCTVLRRKSGINNLRDVTKDKGQQADNNGDDTNNSIHTGRNIALPLEVPRRSSKRYFRNNNIANIQKIKNLNEIGEGKGGNNTAILSQKDASPVGKVTYITDNGGNLSSNVELSSSTALPSNNTNIENSLALNSINDDAANLSERQPSIKNSGRIYINQRSLVRKNSVTPLKNLNKKSSHPRHQSVPVVIRSPLENRSFIKKDSILVEQELRLMEKDNTNHEGLRNTIQIIDHENNGTSIYTEDEDENSDFPSIMKLSPVSPTSIKRDKLIVKNEYQLERLEKAISCLLVSDTVLNRKSYRSSTSSISSVSTDVILVSPKKNNFDIINGKNDERVSLNMPSIEQGVLKESTSNKTLKASEYSFLKESNSNRTLKGPGSGFIKESNSNKTITSHPLLPDASKDDERVADSLKQNVATSTSRDRKVESTSIESLVKYIKESSNDCIDKIISDTGTLEIDTEKKIVLEQAETSDKMDLRKAFKAKHGGSLYLEESKSDLSFLDFSIDSLSHHGSLKYPRNNGKNYIFSADEDEHGEKEKIATGVATDEYVDRLKPTSILEGDNSHISDNGDDISSAAADDNINANYTFEKIVEDDALSADNGAITAKNNHHNNFFVADSTNDNQNTSALDVGSIATSANIDAEEDSTTEVRNSFVNGLKKKFLPSSVKTSSLLEVNSADSTEPLHFSSSTMNVTKKGNTPNIVTFAQMPDESFQNNNPVDVALMKLEGTYSKEDGKSEKRKISSDNDDTEDHDRLNSKEDMLNSLKSTPPSSSNDSSKFVDQKDPFTKPSNSADDGTAPFLRTLNRLSPERNPLFKNTSTTNLSNRQSLLIEKRRNNRRFTMYEYFPDNKDQHNDDDDDVKENETNNSNNTNENPRYNFVLENSADEQVRNLLNGYQMDDFKLGLQNANEHIPFILMYDSLSIAIQMTLIERDVLNEIDWKDLLTLNMQHSLPTFTTWLQVLFYNEHLTGIDLAVSRFNLCVDWIISEIVLTTNTKLRRNTIQRFIHIAEHCVKMQNFNTVLQIVLALNSIIVQTYNESWRLVEPGDLLTWEELKKIPSLDRNFSTIRKFMNEMDPIKGCVPFIVLYLSDLSLNEQKKDWLSENMVNYGKFETSVDIVKNFIQRVQWGVQFYDITPDSELLSKCVYISCLTPEELEIATKV, from the coding sequence atgtTTAAAGATCAGCACGAGAAGGCATCTAACACAGAAGAGTGTACATCTGTAGGATCAGTTTATCATGTTTCGCCATCCtcaatttttaatgatCCTGACTATTATCCAACACCTTCAAGCAatgtaataaatataacttACAAACAAACTGCTGCTTCCAATGCaacaaacaacaacaaaactCTACCAactaaaatacaaaaaaaaataataagtaGTACCATAGAAGCACTAATAGTGACTTTAAGTTCACCAATCGATGTCGTAGattataatttgttttcagatttttttatcatataCAGACGCTTTTTATCTTGTACAGACTTACTAAGCCTATTAATTAATAGATTTAACTGGTGTATTGGAGAAGTTTTGAATACTACTCCTTctacaaaaaagaatggtgtaaatgaaaaaagacaCAAGTTGGGAGAGATAGCATTAGTTCGTAcctttgttttattaaggCATTGGGTGTTAAATTATTTCATTGAAGATTTTGCAACATCCCACACTTTGACTGAAcagtttttaaattttttaaactcaTCTCacaatattttgattaataGCGGacatgataataaatcttcaaataattcaaagAAAGTTATATCAAATGTCATtgtaaatttgaaaaaatgcTGGATTTCTAGACTATCAATTACTATTGATGGGTTCCAGTTACCTAACTTACCCACGGTTTCTAATGGAAATATAAGCCAATATGTAACAGATTGGCTGCTatacaaaattaaagatcCGTTTTCAAAGACAAAATCTTCAAAAGGGGAGAATGATGATAGCAGCGGCGATAATTGgattagaaataaaagcaaaaatagCCTAAGTTTTTATGCCATTGAAAGTAGCTCAAACCCAGGATTTCGCAACCAAAGTTTTTTATCGATatataatggtaataatatcaacaacttaaattttaaactaCCAACCTTTGATGAACTAAAggataataatgacaatatCAACAAGACTCATAATATTGCTACTGGAATGTTGCGCTCAAAAACACCTATACTTGCCAATTCTAAATCTagaaattcttttttgtatCCTAGAAATTTCACAACTCCCATTGTAGATAATAAAGGTATCAAAGATAATGCTAATGTTGgggaaaacaaaacaacTGCTTCAAACCTctcatcttcttctttaggaaaaaaaacccaATTACCTTTGCAAAATAAAGTagaaaaaactaataaagTTTCAGAAGCACCAGagaatattaataacagtaataatatcaaaatttttttgaattcaCTTGAATATCCGTCGTCATCGAAAATAGACAAAATTATTCCACCCACTCCAGCTAAAAAGATagaatttgttattagcaCTAATGAACCCTTATTAAGACCTCCTCCAACATCAGAGAAGAAAGTAAAAGATCCAGGAAATACATTAACCTTAACGACATCCAACAAAGTAGAGAACACTTGCTTTACCAGAGATAGTAGCTACAGTAGTATCACCAgtttaaagaagaaaataacgAGGGGTAGTGTAAACGAATTGTTAAGTCGGTGGTCTATTAATCACAAGACACACAATAATAACCAGCTTTTAAAAAGATCAAGCATATCAGGACCTGCTacagaaaataatactttAGACAAAATGAAAGCCAAAAATGCTGTCACAACTCATACTGATAGCGAAGATAATCAGAAAAATATGAACAATTTGGTTAAGTATGTGTTTTCAATTACATCATTAGATTCCAAACCAAACAATGCTACTGATATTTTCATGGAAACACCtaaatttgatattttaagtGCAAGAAGTATTGATCAGGTTGAATATCTAATTGAAATGGAAAACAAGTTGTTAAAAGAGTTGTCTGCGCAACGccaacaaaaagaaaaacaacaaaagttGGTGGACTCTTCCGAAAAAGATAAGTATTTTACTACTCCAGAAAATCATAAAATTCTAGATTTTCCTGATGCTAATGAGGACAccgataatattaatattgataatgataacgTTCAAACTGAACAACAAAATGGGGCGGAAGATGTTAAAACGCCAGCACCCATTAATGGTAtggataatttaaatttgtaTTACACGGTGAATTCTATTGCAAATTCAGTTTTATCAATTTCCAATCAACTAAATAGACAGAAATCACAAAGTACCAGTAACAATTTTGTGAATTTGCAAAATTCAGATCTGTCAAGCAGTTCTGTTGTTGGAAATACATTAGCACAAAAACCGGaatatgttttaaaaagcCCATTTTTCCAGGACAGAAAGtctacaaaaaataattcaggATTACCcacaaaaacaaatcatTCAATAggtttaaataaaaataattccaTGGTTCTTCGCagaaaacataaaaaaaacgagAGCAATCCTAGCATTTTTTTGgcatcaaaaaataaatcttttttatattctttaGAAAAGGTTGGATACTCCAGTGCTGATTGTGAACTGCTTTCACAACACGCTTTAAATAACACACCTACCAAGGCAATCaattatgattataaattaCAAAGATTGTCAAATTTTTCTGCGTCAAGATATTCACAGGGCTCCACTTTATCGTATATCACATACGATTCAAATTTATCCATTTCTATGGATCAAATAACCAAGGGATCGCTTATCCAAATAAATGATCAAAGAGGAGAaattaatactaatactatttCTCCTTCCAACAATACTAACGACAAATGTACTGTTTTAAGGAGGAAATCtggaattaataatttaagaGATGTTACCAAAGATAAAGGTCAACAAgctgataataatggtgatgACACAAACAATTCTATCCATACCGGTAGAAACATTGCACTTCCGTTGGAGGTGCCAAGAAGAAGTTCTAAGCGTTATTTTAGAAACAATAACATTgcaaatattcaaaaaataaagaatctAAATGAAATTGGGGAGGGGAAAGGCGGTAATAATACAGCTATTTTGAGCCAAAAAGACGCATCTCCTGTTGGAAAAGTTACTTATATAACGGACAATGGTGGAAATCTTTCATCGAATGTGGAATTGTCTTCAAGTACTGCACTGCCGTCCAATAACacaaatattgaaaatagttTAGCTTTAAATAGCATTAATGATGATGCTGCTAATTTATCTGAACGCCAACcaagtattaaaaatagtggAAGAATCTACATCAACCAACGATCACTTGTCAGAAAAAATTCAGTTACCCCtctgaaaaatttgaataaGAAAAGTTCTCATCCTAGACACCAATCAGTTCCTGTAGTTATACGATCACCGTTAGAAAATCgtagttttattaaaaaggaTAGTATATTAGTAGAACAGGAGTTAAGATTAATGGAAAAAGACAATACTAATCATGAGGGCTTAAGAAACACCATTCAAATTATTGACCATGAAAACAATGGAACTTCAATATACACAGAAGACGAAGATGAAAATAGTGATTTCCCATCTATCATGAAATTATCACCGGTTAGTCCTACTAGTATCAAGAGAGATAAGCTGattgttaaaaatgaatatcAATTGGAGCGTTTAGAAAAAGCTATAAGTTGCTTATTAGTTAGTGATACTGTATTGAATAGAAAATCATACAGATCGAGTACGTCATCCATCTCTAGTGTTTCTACAGATGTGATTTTGGTTTCTCcgaagaaaaataattttgatattatCAATGGAAAGAATGACGAGCGTGTTTCGTTAAATATGCCTTCAATAGAACAGGGGGTTTTGAAAGAATCAACAAGTAATAAAACGTTAAAGGCTTCAgaatattcatttttaaaggaGTCTAATAGCAATAGAACTTTGAAAGGACCAGGTTCTGGGTTTATAAAGGAATCCAATAGTAACAAAACAATAACGAGTCATCCATTGCTACCTGACGCAAGTAAAGATGATGAACGAGTGGCGGATTCATTGAAGCAAAATGTGGCTACTTCCACGTCTCGTGATAGAAAAGTAGAGAGTACAAGCATTGAATCGCTTGTTAAATATATCAAGGAATCCAGTAATGACTGTATTGACAAAATTATCTCGGATACTGGAACTTTAGAAATTgatacagaaaaaaaaatagttttgGAGCAGGCTGAAACTAGTGACAAAATGGACTTGAGGAAGGCATTTAAAGCCAAACATGGTGGCTCCTTATACTTAGAAGAAAGTAAATCAGACTTATCgtttttagatttttctATTGATTCGCTCAGTCATCATGGTTCACTCAAATATCCTAGGAACAATgggaaaaattatattttttctgcTGATGAGGACGAACACGGcgagaaagaaaaaatcgCTACTGGTGTGGCTACCGATGAATATGTTGATAGACTTAAACCCACATCTATTCTTGAAGGGGATAATTCACATATAAGTGACAATGGTGATGATATAAGTTCAGCCGCTGCCGATGATAACATTAACGCTAATTAtacatttgaaaaaattgttgaagATGATGCTCTTTCAGCTGATAATGGAGCAATTACtgcaaaaaataatcaccacaacaatttttttgttgctgaTTCTACCAATGATAACCAAAACACCAGTGCTCTAGATGTCGGCAGTATTGCTACCAGTGCGAATATTGACGCAGAAGAGGATTCAACTACCGAAGTAAGAAACAGTTTTGTAAATggattaaagaaaaagtttttaccCTCTTCAGTAAAGACGTCTTCGCTTTTGGAAGTAAATTCAGCGGACTCAACGGAACCCTTACATTTTTCTAGCAGCACTATGAATGTTACAAAGAAGGGTAACACTCCCAACATTGTTACATTTGCTCAAATGCCGGATGAATCTTTCCAGAACAACAATCCGGTTGACGTTGCATTGATGAAATTAGAAGGTACGTATTCCAAAGAGGATGGTAAATctgaaaaaaggaagatcAGTAGcgataatgatgatacgGAGGATCACGATAGGCTGAATTCAAAAGAGGATATGCTGAATTCTTTGAAATCTACTCCGCCATCATCAAGTAATGATTCTTCTAAATTTGTTGATCAAAAAGACCCATTTACAAAACCATCAAATTCTGCTGACGATGGGACTGCTCCCTTTTTAAGAACTCTGAATAGGTTGTCACCAGAAAGAAACCCTTTGTTCAAAAATACTAGCACAACTAATTTATCTAATAGACaatctttattaattgaaaaGCGAAGAAATAATAGGAGATTCACAATGTACGAATATTTCCCAGATAACAAAGACCAACACaacgatgatgatgatgatgtcaaagaaaatgaaaccaataattctaataatactaatgaaAATCCAAGATATAACTTTGTTTTGGAAAACTCTGCCGATGAACAAGTTAGAAATTTATTGAACGGGTATCAAATGGATGATTTTAAACTTGGACTGCAAAATGCTAATGAACATATtccatttattttgatGTATGATTCACTAAGCATTGCTATTCAAATGACCCTTATCGAACGTGATGTTTTGAATGAAATTGATTGGAAAGATTTATTGACTTTAAATATGCAACACAGTTTACCAACTTTTACCACATGGTTGCAAGTGTTGTTTTATAACGAGCATTTGACTGGAATTGACTTGGCTGTCTCAAGATTTAATCTATGTGTAGATTGGATTATTTCTGAGATTGTTTTAACCacaaatacaaaattaaGACGAAACACAATTCAAAGATTCATTCATATTGCAGAGCATTGTGTGAAAATGCAAAATTTCAATACTGTTTTGCAAATTGTCCTTGCATTAAATTCTATTATCGTTCAAACTTACAATGAAAGTTGGAGATTAGTTGAACCAGGAGATTTATTAACTTGggaagaattaaaaaaaataccctCTTTGGACAGAAATTTTTCTACCATAAGGAAATTCATGAATGAAATGGACCCAATTAAGGGCTGTGTTCCATTTATCGTATTATATTTAAGTGATTTGTCGTTAAATGaacaaaagaaagattGGTTGTCAGAAAACATGGTTAATTATGGAAAATTTGAAACCTCTGTTGATATTGTAAAGAATTTCATTCAAAGAGTTCAGTGGGGTGTTCAGTTTTATGATATTACTCCAGATAGTGAGCTATTGAGTAAATGTGTCTACATTAGTTGCTTAACTCCAGAAGAGTTGGAAATTGCAACCAAAGTTTGA
- the LDB19 gene encoding Ldb19p (similar to Saccharomyces cerevisiae YOR322C | LDB19 | Low Dye Binding), translated as MVFSRLGFKSSSNNNNNNNNSNVNNNMANGDSKSLNKHKEVGSHNHKSDVSSHRTKSTNLFDSTIHTTKTDVHPVDLIIDIESPPCTMYGTTADSSGALFSGLLTVRIKDPLIDGFISPSHQQNIQTEHDKLKSVRSHNSVFTTAKNNNNNNNTNSNLSLSSTLSNNKMLKSIKSNNRKSMTATISNINITPMLSSSKSNATNIHATNNASRKKDKKEIYDWAKHRFQSLTLTSVTLTLVQRINYDKPFLPNSSSIQHCINCKSRTVELKRWDILTKNTNLCIGDHVYPFTHFFSGSLPATAQFGSVSNTEIRYELIATLTYKYPTAFNSGNTNIANGSSISNKKTIKLSLPIQITHSIIRGPDKNSLRVFPPTDVTATAVLPTAVYPKFTFPLELKLEGVSVDGRRWRMRKLSWRIEENCRIRAHACKDHKLRLKQLEKEVKEQNKEKLKKNQNKIKPIKRTQNSATQVNVTVMDDTDDDINELRNIPSESAIIQQQQQQQQQQQQQQPQQQQQPPPPPPQQQQQPLINNTTMTPNTLNNSNTVDADTITPNIGATLNNHNTTISTSQRSDYNNDMLETQDLRRNNTSTNDDENHVDNTRTNDFLQSVVHPNDDVLRQEILRQQQQIRQQQIQTERKRETNLYTEEIRTIAKGEIKNGWKSDFSGRGKIELVTDINCMALTSGISNQINHASSLKPLRSNNELHGPNSLFAANAPICGGSSINIACDIEDPSLGVYVSHVLIVEIVVAEEALQYSNRQSLHPSTSTSSATSNANISVSNNSRSRRASSTSRSNSNNSIGMTPTASRSSINSNSSATNTNERLPTNGNLNITREADQRLIEFSPMFASHISSARQTTPVYDHTHQGKHLVSVPTGAARVLRMQFRLVFTERGGIGIPWDDEVPPTYQDIKYLSPPSYASSIDDDSISAQNVTDNNIAASNTDVSSNSKIVDEATTGSSASFVYDDDNNNNNNNNNNNNNNDNDYPYRYNNMHTVHEDDDIIRVENSDMVNMPPPLAHITSSTRLNNIVSIEGNAVGSGNMLSPHTTALGNIQGITNLNILNTDRITQ; from the coding sequence atggttTTCTCAAGGCTAGGTTTTAAATCTagttcaaataataataataataataataatagcaatgtaaacaataatatgGCGAATGGCGAttcaaaaagtttaaataaaCACAAAGAAGTTGGTAGCCATAATCATAAGTCAGATGTTTCAAGTCATAGAACAAAATCAACTAATTTGTTTGACTCAACAATTCATACTACAAAAACTGATGTTCACCCGGTAGATTTAATTATAGACATTGAGTCACCACCATGTACTATGTATGGTACTACTGCAGATTCATCAGGGGCTTTGTTCAGTGGTTTATTGACAGTTAGAATAAAAGATCCACTAATAGATGGTTTTATATCACCATCTcatcaacaaaatatacaaaCAGAACACGATAAACTTAAAAGTGTGCGTAGTCATAATTCAGTTTTTACTACtgccaaaaataataacaacaataataatactaatagtaATTTGTCACTTTCATCTACTTTaagcaataataaaatgttaaaatctataaaatcaaataatcgTAAATCAATGACTGCCACCATCTccaatataaatattactCCAATGTTATCTTCTTCAAAAAGTAATGCAACAAATATTCACGCCACCAACAATGCTAGTCGGAAAAAGGACAAGAAGGAAATATACGATTGGGCAAAACATCGTTTCCAATCTTTAACTCTAACATCAGTTACTTTAACATTAGTTCAAAGAATAAACTATGACAAACCATTTTTACCAAATTCCTCATCTATCCAACATTGTATAAATTGTAAATCAAGAACTGTGGAATTAAAAAGATGGGATATTTTAACCAAAAATACTAATTTATGTATCGGTGACCATGTGTATCCTTTTACTCACTTCTTTTCAGGCTCGTTGCCTGCTACTGCCCAATTCGGTTCCGTTTCAAATACAGAAATAAGGTATGAATTGATTGCTACGTTAACCTATAAATATCCAACAGCATTTAATTCTGGTAATACTAATATCGCAAATGGCTCATCCAtcagtaataaaaaaaccatCAAATTATCATTGCCAATACAAATTACACATAGTATAATTAGAGGCCCTGATAAGAATTCATTGCGTGTTTTTCCACCTACTGATGTAACTGCAACTGCAGTTTTACCTACTGCTGTATACCCAAAATTTACTTTCCCCTTGGAACTAAAGTTAGAAGGTGTCTCCGTTGATGGAAGAAGATGGAGAATGCGAAAGTTGTCCTGGagaattgaagaaaattgtCGTATTAGAGCACATGCTTGTAAGGACCATAAACTAAGATTAAAACAACTAGAAAAGGAGGTtaaagaacaaaataaagaaaaattgaaaaagaatcaaaataaaatcaagcCTATCAAAAGAACTCAAAATTCAGCTACCCAAGTTAACGTGACTGTTATGGACGACActgatgatgatattaaTGAATTGAGAAATATACCAAGTGAATCGGCAATTAttcagcagcagcagcagcagcagcagcagcagcagcaacaacaaccacaacaacaacaacaaccaccaccaccaccaccacaacaacaacaacaacccCTTATTAACAATACTACTATGACACCTAATACtcttaataatagtaatactgTAGATGCTGACACTATAACCCCAAATATCGGTGCAACTCtcaataatcataatacaACCATTTCCACTTCACAAAGAAGCGACTACAATAACGATATGCTGGAAACACAAGATCTAAGGAGAAATAATACCAGCACAAACGATGATGAGAATCACGTGGACAACACTCGTACAAATGATTTCTTACAAAGCGTTGTCCATCCAAACGATGATGTACTGCGTCAAGAAATCTTAAGgcagcaacaacaaattagacaacaacaaatacaAACCGAACGTAAAAGGGAAACCAATCTATATACCGAAGAAATCAGGACTATTGCCAAAggtgaaataaaaaacggTTGGAAGAGTGATTTTTCAGGTAGAGGGAAAATTGAGTTGGTAACTGACATTAATTGTATGGCATTAACATCCGGTATTTCTAACCAAATTAATCACGCATCGAGTTTAAAACCATTAAGAAGTAATAATGAACTTCATGGACCTAACAGTTTATTTGCTGCAAATGCTCCTATTTGTGGTGGTTCATCTATTAATATTGCTTGTGATATAGAAGACCCTTCTTTAGGTGTTTATGTTTCGCACGTATTGATAGTCGAAATAGTTGTTGCTGAAGAAGCGTTGCAATATTCTAACAGACAATCATTACACCCTTCTACTTCGACTTCTTCTGCTACGTCCAACGCTAATATCAGCGTTTCTAACAACTCACGAAGTAGACGTGCTTCCTCCACTTCAAGAagtaacagtaataatagtatagGCATGACTCCAACCGCGAGTCGTAGCAGCATTAACAGTAATAGCAGCGCAACTAATACTAATGAGCGTCTACCTACCAATGGAAATTTGAATATAACTAGGGAGGCCGACCAAAGGTTAATTGAATTTTCTCCGATGTTTGCTTCCCATATATCTTCTGCAAGACAGACAACTCCAGTATATGATCATACTCATCAGGGCAAACATCTTGTTAGTGTCCCAACTGGTGCTGCTCGTGTATTACGTATGCAATTCAGATTAGTTTTCACCGAAAGAGGCGGCATCGGCATCCCTTGGGATGATGAAGTCCCTCCAACCTATCAAGATATTAAATACTTATCTCCGCCATCGTATGCAAGCAGCATTGACGATGATTCAATTTCTGCTCAAAATGTCAccgataataatatcgcCGCTAGTAATACTGATGTTAGCTCAAACAGTAAAATTGTTGACGAAGCAACAACTGGCAGCAGCGCCAGTTTTGTATATGacgatgataataataataataataataataataataataataataataatgataatgattatCCTTATCGTTACAATAATATGCATACCGTTCATGAAGACgatgatattattagagTAGAAAATAGCGATATGGTAAACATGCCACCTCCATTGGCTCATATTACTTCCTCAACAAGACTAAATAATATAGTAAGTATTGAAGGGAATGCCGTTGGGTCTGGAAATATGTTATCTCCACACACTACTGCTCTTGGCAATATACAGGGAATAACCAAtcttaatattttgaatacCGATAGAATAAcacaataa